The proteins below are encoded in one region of Lactuca sativa cultivar Salinas chromosome 3, Lsat_Salinas_v11, whole genome shotgun sequence:
- the LOC111895847 gene encoding putative 1-phosphatidylinositol-3-phosphate 5-kinase FAB1D isoform X4 → MKWGKPSISSSLGEEWSWSFRFKDEMIGKLTKSMKANFKEHVEHPLMSMGISCSGNDGDTWVDTVTNLSWEAVSYLKPDAFLGKAVDPNLYIKVKCIATGSPKQSKVFRGLVFKKHAAHEQMPTKYRNPKLLLIRGVSSSTEEQEKGMEMIEKLNPNVVLVEETISHDIQEYILGKGMTLVLGMKQHRLETVARCTASPILSFNNLLNVQELGKCESFYFEKITEKHATLRDNGQRPVKTIMFVKGCPTHTGLTILLKGRQGDELKRIKRVVQFAVYMTYHLIRKSLYIEKAAATGPTGETIFLNCNKDLVEHKYEIVAVLGLARYSVLISRRNLKRETACLSDINFYRNFDMPIGKFMMDDLFSQNLLCGTCNELPEAHISYYAHDNKKITVQVQRLPSDKHLPGENEGKLWMWSSCQKCKGSLNSTKRVLVPIAVRGVSFGKIIDHALSNRYLWCIPFSCGHFYYGDYFHFFGLGSMIVRFKYSTVSTYFVSLPPRKVEFSHSIEGDFLQKEVEDVIREGHSMFSEVENSLNEMENKSVGSKLNLEGSCNVKEMLKKEQDQFQVDMTTSMSVNKWLYKPLYLNHIHWKLSLHAYIWDERVRWLQNVVETQTSVKKQSCFKEKKVTECGSDGVLSLKAADPQAWMWRSFSEIKGIYLEDLQRGYLPRYETSSYKKGSIIYKRITEEGSRLHFPFGTDNNYIVSDYEDELSSIIACALAFLKDRSNSSDDPNEDATTYQSLHKMSSLSSRNWCCFSFMDSDGPPENSIFDGLEWPDSSSYLHPVISMGRLADKPKYSVACLFHKDFAQLRSDCGLSELDYISSLSRCKPWDAKGGKSKSFFAKTLDDRFIIKEINKTEFCSLQEIALAYLAHLKKGHLSCFAKFLGFYQVTKFTSREKYDLMVMENITYRRNITRQYDIKGALYDRFNPATDGVGVVLLDQNLVDDMQHSPLYVDSRSLWELHLAIQNDTSFLHFINVMDYSLLVGVDAENKEIVCGIIDYVRQYTADKKLENWFKSHFKVPKNHLPTIAPPEDYKKRFTNFIKHSFNDPVSGRLLEYKKVHQTLCNSGNCSIAKLKMKGTASCGEPSNIGEEKMREKTLDSLDEQAMQVVNPMPVTTMSMTTIPDGEEQSDISERKEGENSRGKFAINMHKHGGGCRKFD, encoded by the exons ATGAAATGGGGAAAGCCAAGTATTTCAAGCAGCCTTGGAGAAGAATGGAGTTGGAGCTTCAGGTTTAAAGATGAAATGATAGGGAAACTGACTAAGTCTATGAAAGCCAATTTTAAGGAACATGTAGAGCATCCTCTTATGTCTATGGGAATTTCTTGTTCCGGAAATGATGGTGATACATGGGTGGATACAGTTACAAATTTATCATGGGAAGCTGTCTCATATCTGAAACCAGATGCTTTTTTGGGAAAAGCAGTGGATCCCAATTTATATATCAAAGTCAAATGTATTGCAACAGGTTCTCCAAAGCAAAG TAAAGTTTTCCGGGGCTTAGTCTTCAAAAAGCATGCAGCTCACGAACAAATGCCAACAAAGTATAGAAATCCAAAGTTGCTATTGATTAGAGGTGTTTCTTCATCGACGGAAGAACAG GAGAAAGGTATGGAGATGATAGAGAAGCTCAATCCGAACGTGGTCCTAGTTGAGGAAACCATTTCTCATGATATTCAAGAATATATTCTTGGAAAAGGGATGACACTAGTCCTGGGAATGAAACAACACCGTCTGGAGACGGTTGCTCGTTGTACCGCCTCACCAATATTATCCTTTAATAATCTGCTGAATGTCCAAGAGTTGGGGAAGTGCGAATCgttttattttgaaaagattaCAGAAAAACATGCTACTCTCCGTGATAATGGACAAAGGCCTGTGAAGACAATAATGTTTGTCAAGGGTTGTCCTACGCACACAGGATTGACA ATTTTGCTCAAGGGACGTCAAGGTGATGAACTTAAAAGGATTAAACGTGTTGTTCAATTTGCGGTTTACATGACATATCATTTGATCCGTAAGAGCCTATACATTGAAAAGGCAGCTGCAACTGGCCCCACTGGAGAGACGATATTCTTAAACTGCAATAAAGACCTTGTCGAACATAAGTATGAAATTGTTGCAGTGTTAGGTTTAGCAAGGTATTCTGTCTTGATATCAAGaagaaatttgaaaagagagACTGCCTGTTTATCCGATATCAATTTCTACCGAAATTTTGATATGCCCATTGGGAAGTTTATGATGGATGACTTATTCAGTCAG AATCTTTTGTGTGGAACATGTAATGAACTGCCAGAAGCTCATATTTCCTACTATGCTCATGACAACAAGAAAATCACAGTTCAAGTCCAACGTCTTCCCTCCGATAAGCACTTGCCTGGTGAAAACGAAGGAAAACTTTGGATGTGGAGTTCGTGTCAAAAATGTAAGGGTAGTTTAAACTCTACTAAAAGAGTATTGGTTCCTATTGCTGTTCGGGGTGTATCCTTTGGAAAGATCATAGACCATGCCTTGTCAAATCGCTATCTATGGTGTATACCATTTAGCTGTGGACATTTCTATTATGGTGACTATTTTCACTTCTTCGG ATTAGGCTCCATGATTGTAAGGTTTAAATACTCAACAGTGTCTACTTACTTTGTGTCTCTCCCGCCTAGGAAAGTTGAATTTAGCCATTCAATTGAAGGAGATTTTCTGCAAAAAGAAGTTGAGGAT GTGATCCGAGAAGGGCATTCAATGTTTTCCGAGGTTGAGAACTCTCTGAACGAGATGGAAAACAAGTCGGTTGGGTCGAAGTTGAACCTTGAAGGATCATGTAATGTCAAAGAGATGTTAAAGAAAGAGCAAGATCAATTTCAA GTTGACATGACTACAAGCATGAGTGTGAATAAATGGTTATACAAGCCTCTCTACTTGAATCATATACACTGGAAGCTTTCACTACATGCGTACATCTGGGATGAGCGTGTTCGTTGGCTTCAAAATGTGGTGGAAactcaaaccagtgtgaaaaaACAATCATGTTTTAAGGAGAAAAAAGTTACCGAGTGTGGTAGTGATGGCGTGCTTTCATTAAAAGCAGCAGATCCTCAGGCGTGGATGTGGAGGTCTTTCTCAGAAATAAAAGGTATTTATTTGGAGGATCTTCAGAGAGGATACTTGCCAAGGTATGAAACTTCCAGTTATAAGAAAGGATCCATCATATACAAAAGGATTACTGAAGAGGGGTCAAGACTTCATTTTCCATTTGGTACTGACAATAACTATATAGTATCGGATTATGAGGATGAGTTGTCTAGTATCATTGCTTGTGCGTTAGCTTTTCTAAAAGATCGGAGCAACTCATCAGATGACCCCAATGAGGATGCGACAACGTATCAAAGTTTACACAAGATGTCCTCTTTGAGTTCCCGAAATTGGTGCTGCTTCAGCTTCATGGATTCTGATGGTCCTCCAGAAAATTCTATTTTTGATGGTTTAGAATGGCCGGATTCTTCAAGTTATCTTCACCCAGTGATCTCTATGGGAAGATTAGCTGACAAACCTAAATATTCAGTAGcttgtctatttcacaaagactTTGCTCAACTTCGTAGTGATTGTGGTTTATCGGAGCTCGATTACATTTCTTCACTAAGTCGTTGTAAGCCCTGGGATGCCAAAGGAGGAAAGAGCAAATCTTTCTTTGCTAAAACACTGGATGACCGCTTCATTATCAAGGAAATTAACAAGACTGAGTTTTGCTCATTGCAAGAAATTGCTTTGGCCTATCTTGCGCACCTGAAAAAAGGACATCTATCATGCTTTGCAAAATTTCTTGGGTTTTATCAG GTAACAAAATTTACAAGTCGGGAAAAATATGATCTAATGGTGATGGAGAACATTACTTATAGACGAAACATTACTAGACAGTATGACATCAAAGGAGCTCTCTATGATCGTTTCAATCCTGCTACTGATGGTGTGGGAGTTGTTCTGTTAGACCAAAATTTAGTAGATGACATGCAACATTCTCCTTTGTACGTTGATAGCAGATCATTGTGGGAATTGCACCTTGCCATACAAAACGATACTTCCTTCCTCCAC tTCATCAATGTGATGGATTATTCCTTGTTGGTTGGAGTGGACGCTGAAAATAAGGAGATTGTATGCGGCATAATCGATTATGTCAGACAATATACGGCTGACAAGAAACTAGAGAACTGGTTCAAGTCCCACTTTAAGGTACCTAAAAACCATTTGCCGACTATAGCCCCACCAGAAGACTACAAGAAAAGATTCACAAACTTCATCAAACACTCTTTTAATGATCCAGTCTCCGGAAGACTACTTGAGTACAAGAAAGTTCATCAAACACTTTGTAACA GTGGTAACTGTTCGATTGCTAAATTGAAGATGAAAGGTACTGCTAGTTGTGGTGAACCATCAAATATTGGTGAAGAAAAGATGAGAGAGAAGACTTTAGATTCTTTAGATGAACAAGCCATGCAAGTTGTGAATCCAATGCCGGTTACAACGATGTCAATGACAACTATACCCGATGGTGAAGAGCAATCAGATATTAGTGAAAGAAAAGAGGGAGAAAACTCAAGGGGCAAATTTGCAATCAACATGCATAAACATGGTGGTGGATGTCGAAAATTTGATTAA